From a single Gimesia fumaroli genomic region:
- a CDS encoding redoxin family protein: MVGTCSQWFWSLKQFRTALILLLVLGVVPANFVFSQTNVAEENQLALAPDEGKSQPDRRPEVEILSTIENGGGYGQELHRVTITGIARNAAGDPIKDADIYVSNYAMVTPGDFERLRGHTKSDEFGFFEFKDIQLIVARQRPNPIPKPAEGKFTVFGTKEGYGFTWHESRLFRPDTRPQGTENGDKNEQVTARAFYLNEPIVVDLIFERPAKLKGRITDKQGRPLADAKVQLGLVDDLRNRNQWGTWSCRFLGNENHPVDEPVTFDGIVTLPAEFRETRTDKNGEYEFTQLRRDTSYLSKIDPGPTFDPWQFRLATTTKNKARRDMIAVGYEGELNHEFESPRRVTVQVVLEKSNQPVANVQLTAHPVGQIRRAGIHARSDSQGNANLQLLPGEYTLIAEPAPDLPFNFQSERFIVTDQSETVQHTVKLRPAAIVILKAVNAETGEPIPGVRFNYETHDTSEQLPVSTQSVFVDYPATNAAGEIQAFMVPGMRRFVVTEPLALAQADGSRGERVKLTAGELTEVVFELAQPQFLPSHLADQDPKPNPKSIYPTDLQLKWHKQSELLRHSHLRVNMDMILVSRQQVNTDALLKDLRSLDPYQLPDVDQLLKKYQIDNSFRSNTVLTSSGKLRSEMRYHQTGNHFYREDNTRLPDSATFTDQWDTLNYSTANNQASVSRRGGNGGYLHIASPDEFSDWPSLRTQRPSSSKSKKPDVNIRQAGRRTIYEGQTEKYGHRRVVDRETGFIFENFAEYPKYEIQRVSLFFAPQTHANGLILPRLYLSWNLRKGKLGLLKIYEIKQVEVFKQLPADAFAIPLPSGAMIVDSRHIPARASRTGPMRPFQTTMRGPISDFAAYLQRHPRHSHQVEQKIHYGRRAPEIKPSKWVTSKGESEHPDLKGKVVLIEFWGTRCGPCIGQLPEVRTAARYYADQPFVLIGMHDSHISVSNLQKFAKKENLEYQLAIDRPSTEKGWFGKTMQDYGVRGIPQAAVIDQQGKVAFVGDFKEALRTVDRLLNPEPEK; encoded by the coding sequence ATGGTCGGTACGTGCAGTCAGTGGTTCTGGTCTTTGAAACAATTTCGCACCGCTCTGATTCTCTTGCTTGTGCTCGGCGTTGTTCCAGCAAACTTTGTATTTTCTCAGACCAATGTGGCGGAAGAGAACCAACTCGCACTCGCGCCGGACGAAGGAAAGTCGCAACCAGACCGGCGGCCTGAAGTCGAAATTTTGAGTACCATCGAAAACGGCGGCGGTTATGGGCAGGAGTTGCACCGTGTCACGATTACCGGCATTGCGCGCAACGCGGCCGGCGATCCGATCAAAGACGCCGACATTTACGTTTCCAATTATGCCATGGTCACGCCGGGCGATTTCGAACGGCTGCGCGGCCATACGAAGAGCGACGAATTTGGTTTTTTTGAATTCAAAGACATTCAACTCATCGTCGCACGCCAAAGGCCCAATCCCATCCCCAAGCCGGCAGAAGGCAAATTCACGGTGTTTGGAACCAAAGAGGGCTACGGGTTCACCTGGCATGAAAGCCGCTTGTTTCGACCGGATACACGTCCGCAAGGAACCGAAAATGGCGATAAAAATGAACAAGTCACTGCGCGGGCGTTCTATCTGAATGAACCGATCGTCGTCGATCTGATCTTCGAACGCCCTGCCAAACTCAAAGGTCGTATCACCGACAAACAGGGACGGCCCCTGGCTGATGCGAAAGTGCAGCTCGGTCTGGTTGACGATCTGCGCAATCGGAACCAGTGGGGAACCTGGTCCTGTCGTTTTCTGGGAAATGAGAACCATCCCGTTGACGAGCCCGTTACTTTTGATGGAATTGTCACACTACCCGCGGAATTCCGTGAAACACGGACCGACAAAAATGGCGAATACGAATTCACTCAACTCCGTCGCGATACCAGCTATCTGTCCAAGATCGATCCCGGTCCCACGTTTGATCCCTGGCAATTCAGACTGGCCACAACCACAAAAAACAAAGCTCGCAGAGACATGATCGCCGTCGGCTATGAGGGAGAACTCAATCACGAGTTTGAATCGCCCCGCAGAGTGACAGTGCAGGTGGTCTTGGAAAAATCAAACCAGCCCGTCGCGAATGTGCAACTCACCGCCCACCCGGTAGGGCAAATTCGGCGCGCCGGTATACACGCGCGTTCGGACAGTCAGGGAAATGCGAATTTGCAACTACTGCCCGGCGAATACACGTTAATTGCCGAGCCGGCCCCCGATCTGCCGTTTAACTTTCAGAGCGAGCGATTTATTGTCACCGATCAATCAGAAACCGTTCAACATACGGTCAAACTGCGCCCAGCGGCGATTGTCATTTTGAAAGCGGTGAATGCGGAAACAGGCGAGCCGATTCCCGGCGTGCGTTTCAACTATGAAACGCATGACACCAGCGAGCAGTTGCCAGTCTCGACTCAGTCGGTATTTGTGGATTACCCGGCCACCAACGCAGCAGGAGAGATCCAGGCATTCATGGTGCCTGGCATGCGCCGGTTTGTGGTGACGGAACCGCTCGCACTGGCGCAGGCAGACGGCAGTCGGGGCGAACGCGTCAAACTCACCGCCGGCGAATTGACGGAAGTCGTATTTGAACTGGCACAGCCCCAGTTTCTCCCTTCGCATCTTGCCGACCAGGATCCTAAACCAAATCCGAAATCGATCTATCCCACAGATCTGCAACTCAAATGGCACAAGCAGTCCGAGTTGCTACGGCACTCTCACCTTAGAGTGAACATGGATATGATTCTGGTTTCGCGGCAACAGGTTAATACAGATGCGCTGCTGAAAGACCTGAGATCACTCGATCCTTATCAACTGCCGGATGTTGATCAACTCCTCAAAAAGTATCAGATAGATAACTCGTTTCGAAGCAATACGGTCCTGACTTCTTCCGGTAAGCTGCGCAGTGAAATGCGTTATCATCAAACAGGAAATCATTTTTATCGGGAAGACAACACACGGCTCCCCGACTCGGCCACATTCACTGACCAGTGGGATACGCTTAACTACAGTACCGCCAACAACCAGGCCTCTGTCTCTCGGAGAGGTGGGAACGGAGGATATCTACATATCGCTTCACCAGACGAATTCAGCGACTGGCCTTCCCTGCGCACCCAGCGTCCCTCTTCTTCCAAAAGCAAAAAACCAGACGTTAACATTCGCCAGGCAGGACGACGAACCATCTATGAGGGACAGACTGAAAAGTATGGCCATCGACGTGTGGTTGATCGGGAGACCGGATTTATCTTTGAAAATTTTGCCGAATATCCTAAATATGAAATCCAACGAGTCTCTCTGTTTTTCGCCCCGCAAACACATGCAAACGGCCTGATCCTGCCTAGGCTCTATCTCAGTTGGAATCTCAGAAAAGGCAAATTAGGTCTGCTGAAAATATACGAGATCAAACAGGTCGAAGTCTTCAAGCAACTACCCGCGGATGCGTTTGCCATTCCGTTGCCATCGGGTGCCATGATTGTCGACTCCCGCCACATTCCAGCGCGTGCTTCTCGAACGGGGCCTATGCGTCCCTTCCAAACCACAATGCGAGGACCAATCAGCGATTTTGCGGCCTATCTGCAACGCCATCCCCGGCACAGCCATCAAGTCGAACAAAAAATTCACTACGGCAGACGAGCTCCCGAGATCAAACCGTCTAAATGGGTCACGAGCAAAGGGGAATCAGAACACCCGGATTTGAAGGGCAAAGTCGTGCTCATCGAATTCTGGGGCACTCGGTGCGGTCCCTGCATCGGACAACTGCCCGAAGTCCGGACCGCAGCCCGTTATTATGCCGACCAACCGTTTGTATTGATCGGCATGCACGACAGTCATATCAGCGTCTCAAATTTGCAGAAATTTGCGAAGAAGGAGAATCTGGAATATCAACTCGCCATCGACCGCCCTTCAACCGAGAAAGGCTGGTTCGGCAAAACGATGCAGGACTATGGCGTACGTGGCATTCCCCAAGCAGCCGTCATCGATCAACAGGGAAAAGTCGCCTTTGTCGGTGACTTCAAAGAAGCATTACGCACCGTCGATCGCTTACTGAACCCAGAGCCTGAAAAATAG
- the mgtE gene encoding magnesium transporter, giving the protein MNEPAETTEELNAEQQDAWEQLEQIVAAKDSEAARSYLKELPPGEDARVMAQLSDAEQHEFIALLNDEDAARLMESLPEIQAGQFLSTLPPEKAALIFDEMNSDEQVDLLDQLTEEQSEAIIEQMDPEEAENVRFLAQYDSQSAGGLMITELLSFEDSQTVDDVVTELRQNAEEYATYNVQYIYVINADEQLVGVLRLRDLLMAPPGRRLNKMMIANPTSVLDSTTLQDLQHFFDSHPLFGLPVVDADQKLVGVVRREDVEHAGEEQAGRTFLRFAGIMGGEELRSLPLKIRSARRLSWLSINILLNIVAASIIAMYEETLESVIALAVFLPIVSDMSGCSGNQSIAVSTRELVLGVIRPRDWFHVFRKELGLGLVNGIALGILLGGVAYLWKGNPYLGLVIGGALALNTLMAVCLGALIPLILKGFKLDPALASGPILTTLTDMCGFFLVLSFAQALLPWLT; this is encoded by the coding sequence ATGAATGAACCAGCTGAAACCACGGAAGAACTCAACGCAGAACAACAGGATGCCTGGGAGCAGTTGGAGCAGATTGTCGCTGCGAAAGACAGTGAAGCCGCCCGAAGCTATCTGAAAGAACTGCCACCCGGCGAAGATGCGCGCGTCATGGCACAATTATCAGACGCCGAACAGCACGAATTCATCGCTTTACTCAACGATGAAGATGCAGCACGCCTGATGGAATCGCTGCCGGAAATACAAGCCGGTCAATTTCTGTCCACTCTGCCGCCAGAAAAAGCCGCGCTTATCTTTGATGAAATGAACAGTGACGAACAGGTCGACCTGCTTGATCAACTGACCGAAGAACAATCCGAAGCCATCATCGAACAGATGGACCCCGAAGAAGCCGAGAACGTTCGGTTTCTCGCCCAGTACGACAGCCAGTCTGCCGGCGGATTGATGATCACTGAACTCCTCTCCTTTGAAGACTCACAAACTGTCGACGATGTGGTCACCGAACTGCGTCAGAACGCGGAAGAATATGCGACTTACAACGTCCAATATATCTACGTGATTAATGCAGACGAACAACTGGTGGGCGTGCTCCGCCTGCGTGATCTGTTGATGGCGCCGCCCGGACGACGGCTGAATAAAATGATGATCGCCAATCCCACCAGCGTACTCGATTCCACCACTCTGCAGGATCTGCAGCACTTTTTCGATTCCCATCCCCTGTTTGGTCTGCCGGTCGTCGATGCCGACCAGAAACTCGTCGGCGTTGTCCGGCGTGAAGACGTCGAGCACGCAGGCGAAGAACAGGCGGGCCGTACCTTTCTCCGATTCGCCGGGATTATGGGCGGGGAAGAACTCCGCAGTCTGCCGCTCAAGATTCGCAGTGCGAGAAGGTTATCGTGGCTCAGCATTAATATCCTGTTGAATATCGTCGCCGCCAGCATCATCGCCATGTATGAAGAAACTCTCGAAAGCGTGATCGCACTGGCGGTCTTTTTACCCATCGTCTCCGACATGAGCGGCTGTAGCGGAAATCAGTCGATCGCCGTCAGTACCCGGGAACTGGTGCTCGGCGTGATTCGTCCCCGCGACTGGTTTCACGTCTTTCGTAAAGAACTTGGACTCGGTCTGGTCAATGGAATCGCCCTCGGTATTCTACTGGGAGGCGTCGCTTATCTCTGGAAAGGGAACCCCTACCTCGGTCTGGTCATCGGCGGTGCACTGGCCCTCAACACGCTGATGGCGGTCTGCCTGGGTGCTTTGATCCCTCTTATCCTGAAAGGCTTCAAGCTTGACCCCGCACTCGCCTCCGGCCCGATCCTGACGACGCTCACCGATATGTGCGGCTTCTTCCTGGTCCTTTCCTTCGCGCAGGCACTTTTGCCCTGGTTAACATGA
- a CDS encoding DUF1552 domain-containing protein produces MTAFPQEPMSRRHMLKGLGVCLSLPLLDAMIPSAYARPSTFKAWTQSAGKHPRMICCYVPNGVNILEWVPATSGKSYQLSPTLSALKEHQREFSVISGVGHPSSKGGHAGADTWLTGADLSAVPGSDYANTVSADQIVAEHHGKQTRFPSLQISDASGTGSAGHSHTLSFDRSGTPMPAENSAQRLFERLFVPETKAGKQATLKRYAERKSILDSVLSDANALNQKLGKKDQQKLDEYFNSVRETEQRVTRLESWIDVPKPKVDPVGLQLNSQSGNAHDRPMWIDVMLEISYLAFATDTTRVITFEWSREAGGYGGGGENHHELSHHGGDAGMLNKLAVIDRFHLSKLARFMTLLKSTQEAGSNMLDKTIVMYGSGMNSGKGGEHSPKNLPTLIAGGQQLGLKQGQHLSFDVEKHPPLSNLLLSMIQAMGVETDRFQDSTSTLTGLV; encoded by the coding sequence ATGACTGCATTTCCACAAGAGCCAATGTCGCGGCGGCATATGCTGAAAGGGCTGGGAGTCTGCTTGAGCCTGCCGCTGCTGGATGCGATGATTCCCTCTGCGTATGCCCGGCCTTCCACATTCAAGGCCTGGACGCAGTCGGCGGGAAAGCATCCGCGGATGATCTGCTGTTATGTACCTAATGGCGTGAATATTCTGGAGTGGGTGCCTGCGACGTCGGGGAAGTCGTATCAACTTTCACCAACACTCTCAGCACTCAAAGAACATCAGCGCGAGTTCAGCGTTATCTCTGGAGTGGGGCATCCGTCTTCCAAAGGGGGACACGCGGGCGCGGACACCTGGTTGACCGGCGCGGATTTATCGGCGGTGCCCGGCAGCGATTATGCGAATACGGTTTCCGCCGATCAGATCGTCGCAGAACATCATGGAAAACAGACGCGATTTCCATCGCTGCAGATTTCCGATGCATCGGGCACGGGTAGCGCGGGGCACAGTCACACACTGTCGTTTGATCGCAGCGGCACGCCGATGCCCGCGGAGAACTCGGCGCAGCGTCTGTTTGAACGACTGTTTGTTCCTGAAACCAAAGCAGGCAAGCAGGCGACGCTCAAACGATATGCCGAGCGGAAATCGATTCTGGACAGTGTGCTCTCGGATGCGAATGCGCTCAACCAAAAACTGGGGAAGAAAGACCAGCAGAAACTGGACGAGTATTTCAATTCGGTCCGTGAAACCGAGCAGCGGGTGACGCGTCTGGAATCGTGGATTGATGTGCCGAAGCCGAAAGTCGATCCGGTGGGATTGCAGCTCAACAGTCAGTCGGGCAATGCGCATGACCGGCCGATGTGGATTGATGTGATGCTCGAAATTTCCTATCTCGCTTTTGCGACCGATACCACGCGCGTGATTACGTTTGAATGGTCGCGGGAAGCGGGCGGCTATGGCGGGGGCGGAGAGAATCACCACGAACTGTCGCATCATGGTGGTGATGCCGGGATGTTGAACAAGCTGGCGGTGATTGACCGATTCCATCTGTCCAAGCTGGCACGGTTCATGACGCTGCTCAAATCAACGCAGGAAGCGGGGAGCAACATGCTGGATAAGACGATTGTGATGTATGGATCGGGAATGAACTCGGGCAAAGGGGGCGAGCACTCTCCCAAGAACCTGCCCACACTGATTGCCGGCGGACAGCAGCTGGGATTGAAGCAGGGGCAGCATCTCTCCTTTGATGTGGAGAAGCATCCACCGTTGAGTAATCTGCTATTGTCGATGATTCAGGCGATGGGAGTCGAAACGGATCGGTTCCAGGATTCGACATCGACGTTGACCGGGCTGGTCTAA